From one Catellatospora sp. IY07-71 genomic stretch:
- a CDS encoding UDP-N-acetylglucosamine acyltransferase: MSEHPPSGNRIHPTAIIGPEVELGTGNVIGPYSVLLGPLRVGDGNWIGPHVSIGAPAEIRGGAHPAAWDEPGEGPGITIGDRNTFRDFVCVHQPSAASPAGTVVGSDCYIMNKVYVPHDAQLGDGVTIASSVAMGGHVKLGDGVNLGLNSTVHQRRIVGPGAMVGMGSVITRDVPPYAKSFGNPARVRGVNTVGMSRAGIPADAIEALVELYAKDDFTPERIPTGLERAFAWWQSATAH; the protein is encoded by the coding sequence ATGTCCGAGCACCCCCCGTCCGGCAACCGGATCCACCCCACCGCGATCATCGGGCCGGAGGTGGAGCTGGGCACGGGCAACGTGATCGGCCCGTACTCGGTGCTGCTGGGCCCGCTGCGGGTCGGTGACGGCAACTGGATCGGCCCGCACGTGTCGATCGGCGCCCCGGCGGAGATCCGCGGCGGCGCGCACCCGGCCGCGTGGGACGAGCCCGGCGAGGGGCCGGGGATCACCATCGGCGACCGCAACACGTTCCGCGACTTCGTGTGCGTGCACCAGCCGAGCGCGGCCAGCCCGGCGGGCACGGTCGTCGGCTCGGACTGCTACATCATGAACAAGGTCTACGTCCCGCACGACGCGCAGCTGGGCGACGGCGTGACGATCGCGTCGTCGGTGGCGATGGGCGGGCACGTGAAGCTGGGCGACGGGGTGAACCTGGGCCTGAACTCGACCGTGCACCAGCGCCGCATCGTCGGGCCGGGCGCGATGGTGGGCATGGGTTCGGTGATCACGCGGGACGTGCCGCCGTACGCGAAGAGTTTCGGCAACCCGGCGCGGGTGCGCGGGGTGAACACGGTCGGCATGAGCCGCGCGGGCATCCCGGCGGACGCGATCGAGGCGCTGGTCGAGCTGTACGCCAAGGACGACTTCACGCCTGAGCGCATCCCGACCGGCCTGGAGCGCGCGTTCGCCTGGTGGCAGTCCGCCACGGCGCACTGA
- the dop gene encoding depupylase/deamidase Dop, with translation MSVRRIMGTEVEYGISVPGQPGANPMVTSSQVVNAYGARPELARGGRARWDYEEESPLRDARGFSYTGAAYDPAEALADEDLGLANVILTNGARLYVDHAHPEYSTPEVTNPLDVVRWDKAGEQVMAEGARRAATIPGSHQIHLYKNNTDNKGASYGAHENYLMRRQTAFADIVTYLTPFFVTRQIFCGAGRVGIGQDGSQAGFQISQRADFFEVEVGLETTLKRPIINTRDEPHADADKYRRLHVIIGDANLSEISTYLKVGTTALILGMIEEKALSNDLGIADPVAELRAVSHDPALKHTMRLRDGRRLTALDLQWAYYERARAFVDDRTGADTDEQTRDVLDRWEGVLTKLGEDPMLLADELDWVAKLRLLEGYRERENLGWASSKLQLVDLQYSDVRPEKGLYHRLVARGAMKTLLDPEETRAAMTDPPEDTRAYFRGRCLAKYASEVVAASWDSVIFDVGREALVRVPMMEPERGTKRHVGALFDRCPSAKDLLEVITAG, from the coding sequence ATGAGCGTTCGGCGGATCATGGGTACCGAGGTCGAGTACGGCATCTCCGTGCCCGGACAGCCCGGGGCGAACCCGATGGTGACCTCCTCCCAGGTGGTGAACGCCTACGGCGCCCGGCCGGAGCTGGCCCGGGGCGGCCGTGCCCGCTGGGACTACGAGGAGGAGTCGCCGCTGCGCGACGCTCGCGGCTTCAGCTACACCGGCGCCGCGTACGACCCGGCGGAGGCGCTCGCCGACGAGGACCTGGGCCTGGCCAACGTCATCCTGACCAACGGCGCCCGGCTCTACGTCGACCACGCCCACCCGGAGTACTCGACGCCCGAGGTGACCAACCCGCTCGACGTGGTCCGCTGGGACAAGGCGGGCGAGCAGGTCATGGCCGAGGGCGCGCGCCGCGCGGCGACCATCCCCGGCAGCCACCAGATCCACCTCTACAAGAACAACACCGACAACAAGGGCGCTTCGTACGGCGCGCACGAGAACTACCTGATGCGGCGACAGACCGCGTTCGCGGACATCGTGACGTATCTCACCCCGTTCTTCGTGACCCGGCAGATCTTCTGCGGTGCCGGCCGGGTCGGCATCGGCCAGGACGGCAGCCAGGCCGGTTTCCAGATCAGCCAGCGCGCCGACTTCTTCGAGGTCGAGGTCGGCCTGGAGACCACCCTCAAGCGGCCGATCATCAACACCCGCGACGAGCCGCACGCCGACGCCGACAAGTACCGGCGCCTCCACGTGATCATCGGCGACGCGAACCTGTCCGAGATCTCGACCTACCTCAAGGTCGGCACGACCGCCCTGATCCTCGGCATGATCGAGGAGAAGGCGCTGTCCAACGACCTCGGCATCGCCGACCCCGTCGCCGAGCTGCGCGCGGTCAGCCACGACCCGGCCCTGAAGCACACCATGCGGCTGCGCGACGGCCGCCGGCTCACCGCCCTCGACCTGCAGTGGGCGTACTACGAGCGGGCGCGCGCCTTCGTCGACGACCGCACCGGCGCCGACACCGACGAGCAGACCCGTGACGTGCTCGACCGCTGGGAGGGCGTGCTCACCAAGCTGGGCGAGGACCCGATGCTGCTCGCCGATGAGCTGGACTGGGTCGCCAAGCTGCGCCTGCTGGAGGGCTACCGGGAGCGGGAGAACCTGGGCTGGGCGTCCTCCAAGCTCCAGCTGGTGGACCTGCAGTACTCCGACGTGCGCCCCGAGAAGGGCCTCTACCACCGCCTGGTCGCGCGCGGCGCGATGAAGACGCTGCTCGACCCGGAGGAGACCCGGGCCGCGATGACCGACCCGCCGGAGGACACGCGGGCCTACTTCCGCGGCCGCTGCCTGGCCAAGTACGCGTCCGAAGTGGTCGCCGCGAGCTGGGACTCGGTGATCTTCGACGTGGGCCGCGAGGCGCTGGTCCGGGTGCCGATGATGGAGCCCGAGCGCGGCACGAAGCGACACGTCGGGGCGCTTTTCGACCGTTGCCCCAGCGCAAAGGATCTCCTCGAAGTGATCACCGCGGGGTGA
- a CDS encoding Gfo/Idh/MocA family protein translates to MTAKPRFALVGTGVMGSLHARVIAQSDRADLVRIIEPREAAGRDVADRFGAAWSPELDLSDVDAVVVAAPTELHHGLAEQVLNEGKALLIEKPVCSSLADSEAIVALSEKNGVPLLCGLLERFNPAVLTALALVDKPVHLTATRHSPYAPRIRTGVAWDLLVHDVDLAIQAYGGQEPTAVRGTLGQFHPSSVPGAEDVAETVLAFGNGGLANVSASRIGQRKVRTLVISEVDRLIEADLIRRDVTIYRHVSLDAFAPDGRGYRQQSIIEIPELTTNREPLAAQLDHFLDILAGTADADTERARILPAHRVVAKVIEDSAA, encoded by the coding sequence ATGACCGCCAAGCCGCGCTTCGCGCTGGTCGGCACGGGGGTCATGGGCTCCCTGCACGCCCGCGTCATCGCCCAGTCCGACCGGGCCGACCTGGTCCGCATCATCGAGCCCCGCGAGGCCGCCGGCCGCGACGTGGCCGACCGCTTCGGCGCCGCCTGGTCGCCCGAGCTGGACCTGAGCGACGTCGACGCCGTCGTCGTCGCCGCCCCGACCGAGCTGCACCACGGCCTCGCCGAGCAGGTCCTCAACGAGGGCAAGGCGCTGCTCATCGAGAAGCCGGTGTGCAGCAGCCTCGCCGACAGCGAGGCCATCGTCGCGCTGTCCGAGAAGAACGGCGTGCCGCTGCTCTGCGGCCTGCTGGAGCGGTTCAACCCGGCCGTGCTCACCGCGCTCGCGCTGGTCGACAAGCCGGTCCACCTGACCGCCACCCGGCACTCGCCGTACGCCCCGCGCATCCGCACCGGCGTCGCCTGGGACCTGCTGGTGCACGACGTGGACCTGGCCATCCAGGCCTACGGCGGCCAGGAGCCCACCGCCGTGCGCGGCACCCTCGGCCAGTTCCACCCGTCCTCGGTGCCGGGCGCCGAGGACGTCGCCGAGACCGTGCTCGCCTTCGGCAACGGCGGCCTGGCCAACGTCTCGGCCAGCCGCATCGGCCAGCGCAAGGTGCGCACCCTGGTGATCAGCGAGGTCGACCGGCTCATCGAGGCCGACCTGATCCGCCGCGACGTCACCATCTACCGCCACGTGTCGCTGGACGCCTTCGCGCCCGACGGCCGCGGCTACCGCCAGCAGAGCATCATCGAGATCCCCGAGCTGACCACCAACCGCGAGCCGCTCGCGGCCCAGCTCGACCACTTCCTCGACATCCTCGCCGGCACCGCCGACGCCGACACCGAGCGCGCCCGCATCCTGCCCGCGCACCGCGTCGTCGCCAAGGTCATCGAGGACAGCGCGGCCTGA
- a CDS encoding ubiquitin-like protein Pup — MATQDGGQSQSGRSRGEQESESVAPEVNPEVAERVEKIGEDVDDILDEIDAVLEENAEEFIRGYVQKGGE, encoded by the coding sequence ATGGCCACGCAGGACGGTGGACAGTCACAGTCGGGTCGCTCGCGCGGCGAGCAGGAGAGCGAGTCGGTCGCGCCCGAGGTGAACCCCGAGGTTGCCGAGCGCGTCGAGAAGATCGGCGAGGACGTCGACGACATCCTCGACGAGATCGACGCCGTCCTCGAGGAGAACGCGGAGGAATTCATTAGGGGCTATGTCCAGAAGGGGGGGGAATGA
- the prcB gene encoding proteasome subunit beta, whose amino-acid sequence MAAGFDTPGRLPASFTTPGTSSFTDFLTQVAPELLPGRRPLPAGMNADLAPHATTIVAISTPEGVVMAGDRRATMGNLIASRDIEKVHPADPYSLIGIAGTAGVGIELMRLFQVELQHYEKIEGAMLSLDGKANRLAAMIRQNLGAAMQGLAVIPLFAGFDLDAKTPGKVGRIFSFDIAGGLYEEHGGYDAIGSGSLFAKSSLKKRYKPGISITEAAQLAVEALYDAADDDTATGGPDIIRKLFPIVMTATAEGTHRLTDEETAAMAETVIAARTQQPGA is encoded by the coding sequence GTGGCAGCGGGTTTTGATACACCCGGGCGTCTACCGGCTAGTTTCACCACGCCGGGAACTTCGTCGTTCACGGACTTCCTGACCCAGGTCGCGCCGGAGCTGCTGCCCGGCCGCCGGCCGCTGCCCGCGGGCATGAACGCGGACCTGGCCCCCCACGCCACCACCATCGTCGCCATCAGCACCCCCGAGGGCGTCGTGATGGCCGGTGACCGGCGGGCGACCATGGGCAACCTGATCGCGAGCCGCGACATCGAGAAGGTGCACCCCGCCGACCCGTACTCGCTGATCGGCATCGCGGGCACGGCCGGTGTGGGCATCGAGCTGATGCGGCTGTTCCAGGTGGAGCTGCAGCACTACGAGAAGATCGAGGGCGCGATGCTCTCGCTCGACGGCAAGGCCAACCGCCTGGCCGCGATGATCCGGCAGAACCTGGGCGCGGCGATGCAGGGGCTCGCGGTGATCCCGCTGTTCGCCGGGTTCGACCTGGACGCGAAGACGCCCGGCAAGGTGGGCCGGATCTTCAGCTTCGACATCGCGGGCGGCCTGTACGAGGAGCACGGCGGCTACGACGCGATCGGCTCGGGTTCGCTGTTCGCGAAGTCGTCGCTGAAGAAGCGGTACAAGCCGGGGATCAGCATCACCGAGGCGGCGCAGCTGGCCGTCGAGGCGCTGTACGACGCGGCCGACGACGACACCGCCACGGGCGGGCCGGACATCATCCGCAAGCTGTTCCCGATCGTGATGACCGCGACCGCCGAGGGCACCCATCGGCTGACCGACGAGGAGACCGCGGCGATGGCCGAGACCGTCATCGCGGCCCGCACCCAGCAGCCGGGCGCCTGA
- a CDS encoding endonuclease VII domain-containing protein: MTVMSDSPDSGSKTCPQCDRLLSVLQFYSNKSRPDGLSYYCRACTRGRLEGYRRAKGVAPKKKSSVEVPAGSKWCPDCEQIKPVAEFARTKTKASGLHSYCLECHNRRGVETKEKHHGGTRQYHLRRRYGIGQAEFDEFLAEQGGACAICGAPDPEHVDHDHLFGNVRGILCFNCNGGLGQFKDDRHNLARAIEYLKETAWQRVLIHPGVYRLVSPRRELRRSRTS; encoded by the coding sequence ATGACCGTAATGTCCGATTCTCCGGACAGCGGTTCCAAGACATGCCCACAATGCGACCGGTTGCTGTCGGTCCTCCAGTTCTACAGCAACAAGAGCCGGCCTGACGGTCTCAGCTACTACTGTCGCGCCTGTACCCGTGGCCGGCTGGAGGGCTACCGCCGGGCCAAAGGCGTAGCCCCCAAGAAGAAGTCCTCGGTCGAGGTTCCGGCCGGGTCGAAGTGGTGCCCCGACTGCGAGCAGATCAAGCCTGTCGCAGAGTTCGCCAGGACGAAAACGAAGGCGAGCGGGCTCCACTCGTACTGCTTGGAGTGCCACAACCGGCGGGGTGTGGAGACCAAGGAGAAGCACCACGGCGGCACCCGCCAGTACCACCTGCGCCGTCGCTACGGCATCGGCCAGGCAGAGTTTGATGAGTTTCTAGCCGAACAGGGCGGGGCGTGCGCCATCTGCGGCGCACCGGACCCCGAGCACGTTGACCATGACCATCTGTTCGGTAACGTACGTGGCATCCTGTGCTTCAACTGCAACGGCGGCCTTGGACAGTTCAAGGACGATCGGCACAACCTCGCCAGGGCGATCGAGTATCTGAAGGAGACAGCGTGGCAGCGGGTTTTGATACACCCGGGCGTCTACCGGCTAGTTTCACCACGCCGGGAACTTCGTCGTTCACGGACTTCCTGA